One Formosa sp. Hel3_A1_48 genomic window, ATTCCTGTACCAGCATCAGAGGAAGAGACAACAGATGGAAGATAATTCAAAAGCACAGGGATGTCTTGTCCTAAATTACGCTTTCGAATATCCTTTTTAGTGAGATTAGAATGTGTGATTGGTGCATTGGGTTGTACACGAACTGCTTTAACCAAAACCTCATCGAGATTTTGTGTTTGGGTTGAATCCTGTGGTTGTGCTTCTTGTGCCCATAGTGGTACTACCAAAATGAATGCAAGATAAAGAATGTAATTTTTCATACGATTGTTTTTAAATAATCGAATAAAAAGAGGTCATTATTCTTTGTTAATAATAAATAAAATATAAACTGAAACGCTTTGTTTCAGACGATTCCCTAAACAGCATTACCTGTTCTAGGTTCAATGGGTATGATCTCAGCCATGCGGCACCCCTTTTTTGAGAACGACACAAAATTACATTAGAAAATATATTTATGCTAATTATTAAAAGACTTTTTTAATCCTCTAATTGATGTGGTGCTTTGAGTAAATCTGCTATTGATTTTACCGGAGTAAATGTAGTAAGGGGCACCTCTACAAAAATGGTATTCCAGCCAGCCATACCCCCATTCCAAAGGCCTGGGCGTTCAAGTGTTTTGAGTTTCTTTCCATATTTGTTTTTGACCGCCACAAAATGAGTGTTTAAATCAACAAACTGTTCTAAATCATACTTTTCTCCTTTATAATCTCTAATGCCACAAACAAGATCAACAGGATTAAAATGAGTTGAAGATTTTGAAATCGCTTTCTGGTGTTTGGAATTAGTATTGATTTGATTCATTTCAACAATTTGAAGGCTTAATTCTCCATTTTCTTTTTTAACCCAAAATGGACCACCACCAGGTTCGCCTTCATTTTTAACCATTCCACAAACGCGAATTGGACGATGAATACGCGATTTCAAATACTCTATCTTAAAATGATGCGCATATTTCTCAAATTCTTTGCTGATAAACACATTCATTTGATCAGATAGAAAATTAGCAATTTCATTAACTCTGTTTTCATTAATTGATGAATCATCTAACTCCAAAGCATAATCAAAAGCTTGCTTTTGAATTTTTAACAACAACCCTGCTAAAACATTCTTATAAAATACCATCAGATCCCCACGGTGCTGCATAAGCACATTATCAATGTTTTTGATGAAAATCAAATCTGCATCAATCGCGTTTAAATTAGAAATTAAAGCCCCATGTCCAGAGGGTCTAAATAATAATTTGCCCTCTAATCTAAAGGGCGTGTTATCAAGGCCTACGGAAATTGTATCCGTTTTTGGGTCTTGAAAAGAGTAGTCAATTTCAAACTGTGTTTCTGTTTTGGACTCCACAATGGTTTTGATGGTTTCAAAATGAGCCACAAACTGTTGGTGGTGATCTTTTGAGACTGTAAAGTGAAGTGAGGCCTTACCGCCAACAGAAGCGTACTTGCTAGCTTCAATCAAATGCTCCTCGAAAGCAGTCGATACATACGAGCGGTAATTATGAAAAGGCAATAATCCTTTAGGGTATTCGCCAAAGTTAAAATGTTCTTTTGCTAACATAATCTCTACAAACAATAACCGTCTTTGATCTAAAGTCATTTGTTTATATTCTGGATAATTCTTTTTCAATGCAGCAAAAACTTTGTCGTGAAATGGTAGCTTTTCAACGGTAACAAAAAACAAAAATAAATCTATACTTTTTGTTCTGTTAACATAGGAATTAATGGTTTCTTTATTGATGTTATAATTATCCAAAAACAAATAAAGACTTTTAAACATTCTGGATGCTGCACCAGAAGCTGGAACAAATTTTATAATAGAAATATTCTCTTTTGAAGTCTTATAGAAAGAGGCGTAAAAGTCAACTTCTTTATTATTCATCTGAACAATACCATTACCCACGACAGCTGGGGCACACAAGTTTATGTTTGTGTTTTTATTGGTAAAACATGAAAGTTGATTTTCGATCGTTTTAACGCCTAAGCCTCTTTCAGTAATTTGACTAATTTCTTTGGCTGTAAACTTCAATTTCTTGTGCTTATTAGTTGATCTATATGAGCTATAGCAGTATTAAATCGTTGCCTTTTAGTTCCTTCCAAAACAATGAAAGGTACATTTTGCGCCTTAAGCGCCCCCTCAAAGCATTCAAACATATATTCACGCTCATTAGGCTTGTCACGTAAATCGTCTCCTACCCATGGAACGTCAATGCCGCATAAAAAGTATAAATCATATGAGTTTTTTTTGATATTTAACACAATTTCAGGAGGGCAATAGCCATCATAGTAAATTTCTGAATAAACTTTAATTTGTAAAAGATTGGTGTCACAAAAAAGGATTTTATCGGCGAGCTTTGCTTTGTTGTTTTCCAATTGCATTTGCCCCTCAGCTATTGGGATTAGGTCTGATTTGGTACATACGGCGCGTTGATGATCCCATTTGTGTTGTAGATATTGTCGCATATACTCAGGAACAAACATTGTTTTGTAATGTGTCGCTAATTCTTCTGCAAGAGTAGATTTCCCTGTGGATTCAGGTCCAAAAAGAACAATCCTTACACAAGCTGAAGCTATTTTACTAATTGTTTTTTCCATTCAAAATATCCTTGAACCGCTAGAATTAAAAAAATAATAAATTGTAGTCCTGAAAACCCAAGTCCTTTAATAAAGTATAAAGGGATAGAGATTAAATTACCAACAATCCAAAAAAGCCAATGTTCAATTTTTTTGTTGGCCATAAGCCACATTGCCGCAAAAAACACAGCTGTTGTAAACGTATCAAAATAATCGGTTAGTCGATCGAAACGATCAAAATAAAAATACACTAAAACAACAAACGTAGCCGTGCCTACAAAAATAATCAATGCATTGGACATGTCTTTGATCGAAGCATATGAAACTTCAATAGTACTGCCTTTTATAAAACGGCGCCACATATACCAACCATATAAACTCATCAGTGTGTAATAGCTATTGATGATCACATCCCCATAGAGAGAAAATTTAAAACAAATATATATGTATAAGGATGTGCTGATAATTCCTGTAGGAAATACGAGAATGTTTTCTTTTTTCGCATACCAAACACTAAAAATACCTAGTACAACTGCTGCTATTTCAAGAGCAATATCTAGTGCAGGTGCTGAAGTATATGGCGCTACAAAAAAATCAATCAATTCGTTCATTTGCTTGGTGTTGTTATGGCAAATCCAAATCCGTTAAATTCTAAAACTAATGCTTCAAATCGTTGCCGTTGATTCTTGTCCAAAATCCATGCCGTTGTTGATTCTTGATCAGCACCAATAGGCAAAACTAACATCTGTTCTTTAAAAGATACTCCTAGCTTGGCGTATAACTTATACAATGATTCTTTAATGCACCATATCCAAGTTAATTGCTTAATATAATGCTCTGAGTAGATATTAAGGTAAGCAGCTTCA contains:
- a CDS encoding DUF4301 family protein; translation: MKFTAKEISQITERGLGVKTIENQLSCFTNKNTNINLCAPAVVGNGIVQMNNKEVDFYASFYKTSKENISIIKFVPASGAASRMFKSLYLFLDNYNINKETINSYVNRTKSIDLFLFFVTVEKLPFHDKVFAALKKNYPEYKQMTLDQRRLLFVEIMLAKEHFNFGEYPKGLLPFHNYRSYVSTAFEEHLIEASKYASVGGKASLHFTVSKDHHQQFVAHFETIKTIVESKTETQFEIDYSFQDPKTDTISVGLDNTPFRLEGKLLFRPSGHGALISNLNAIDADLIFIKNIDNVLMQHRGDLMVFYKNVLAGLLLKIQKQAFDYALELDDSSINENRVNEIANFLSDQMNVFISKEFEKYAHHFKIEYLKSRIHRPIRVCGMVKNEGEPGGGPFWVKKENGELSLQIVEMNQINTNSKHQKAISKSSTHFNPVDLVCGIRDYKGEKYDLEQFVDLNTHFVAVKNKYGKKLKTLERPGLWNGGMAGWNTIFVEVPLTTFTPVKSIADLLKAPHQLED
- a CDS encoding AAA family ATPase, producing MEKTISKIASACVRIVLFGPESTGKSTLAEELATHYKTMFVPEYMRQYLQHKWDHQRAVCTKSDLIPIAEGQMQLENNKAKLADKILFCDTNLLQIKVYSEIYYDGYCPPEIVLNIKKNSYDLYFLCGIDVPWVGDDLRDKPNEREYMFECFEGALKAQNVPFIVLEGTKRQRFNTAIAHIDQLISTRN
- the pnuC gene encoding nicotinamide riboside transporter PnuC; the encoded protein is MNELIDFFVAPYTSAPALDIALEIAAVVLGIFSVWYAKKENILVFPTGIISTSLYIYICFKFSLYGDVIINSYYTLMSLYGWYMWRRFIKGSTIEVSYASIKDMSNALIIFVGTATFVVLVYFYFDRFDRLTDYFDTFTTAVFFAAMWLMANKKIEHWLFWIVGNLISIPLYFIKGLGFSGLQFIIFLILAVQGYFEWKKQLVK